The DNA region attttagaaaaaaagtaGTAATTGTTATTCCAAAACAAATGAGAAGAGCATATACTCCATCAATGCcaaaacaacaatttaattatattgattttttaaaaacaaaaaatttatttaacaatgaatttataacGTCAATGAAAAATGATGCTTACCAATTGCATGATGGTGCTAATCGATATCAAGATCATACGTCAATGACCTCTGGTTTATTTAATAgtgatgattattttgatcAAGGTCATGAACAAGTTAATCATGTGATTCCACATGGTAATGGAATAAAACATGCAATATCATTTGGCAAAGGATATGTACCACATGAAATGTTATATCATCAATCTGGATTTTCATCAAATGAACCACTTGGAATTCACCAATTTAATTTagaatcatatttaaaaaatccattaaaaaaaaaacaacaagataattataaatttcaagtgCCTCAAAcagatttaatattatcaaaatttcatccagataaaaattcatataataatattaataaacaattatttaatggttttaaaaaatatacatataaaacaGATAATGATGGAAAACTAGCATCAACAAATTTACCAGCTGatagatttaataaaaataaagaaatttcaaCAGATacagaatttttaaatgattataataaaaaattaattgatttaactaaaaattggCCAACAGCATTAAATTTACAAGGGCCaactttatcatcatcatcatcagaattTAAATATGgtaaaattccaaatattgataattttaaacaatcagATTTGTTGAGTGAATCAGGTTGGCTTCCTGGAAGTtggattcaaaataataaaggaTATGCAGTGACTGAGGATGTTGAAGATATTCCACTTCGTGATTATCCAAATTTACATATTCAAAATAGTTTTATTCCAACTCGACAAGCACCACAAAATATACATCTTCTTCTTGAAcaacatcaaaaattattacaagaaaTTCCGAATAGTTATTCTTAGGGAATATTATTGTTCAtcgaaattttaatgattaaatttatattttatatttgttctaGTTATAAATCCATTattggataaatttatttattttatagtaaaatataagccaatttaattatcaataatcagtagactttttttcattaaaaatacaaacttttgttatttattttttgaaatttttgtgactatatttttagttatttcaagttcaacattaatttacatagattattaaatattaaaaaaataattgttaatagaTACTTTGGTTATCAAACAAAAGCTAtggtaaattttgtaataattgtttCATCAATTACACCGACAGActgtgaacaaaaaaaaaaaacaaacaaccaaatttgttaaactgttttgtaaataattataataattaccaaagtttataaatttaaatgatgaatgaATCTCTTTAattatgattgaaaaaaaaactaagtgaTTTAATTCTAAAcgtttgttttaaaaaaaaacaaaattattgtgattaaattttgattagtCATATGATAATTTGattgatattcaaaattaattattatctcatTTTAATGGTCAAGGACatttataatcatcataagaattataatcattgtaacataattaaaactcgtttgattcaaatattaaaataaatttcaacattGTTAGCATAACAagtataacaaaaatatattctctGCACTTTCACTCGTTGAGTTAACGAAAGTATTCGTGAAAGTTttaagatgataaaaaagtttGTCATCTTgctttttaactttttttttataaaaaaaaaaatttttcattatcttaAAAACATGTATAGGTATACatctcaattaaaaaattataaatatactctatttataaaattacctataataaaatagtaaagtaagtaattaattaatatatactcaattattttatatacatatatatttaaaaataataaaaaaatttacctttaattggttaatttgatgattataaattgCGTGTGTGAAATCCAAAGAAAGTGGTAAATTTTGTCTGACCATGAAAGAAAatcttgatataaaaaaaaatgtaatatatataaaatattggagATGTGAGACTCGTTGCCGTCTGTTTCTCAGGCACTTGTAAAAGGGAAAAGatcacattgaaaaaaaaataaatattataataatattttcaaaaaaaagtgggagaagaaatgaataaatgtcAAAGAGCAACAAACTCTTCTTTTGCTTACTCTTTTTATGATTTTGTACTTGACTGGAAATTAAAAGTGAAGGTGGAAGTGTACGTAACGtatgagtaaaaataaaaagagggaTAAAATTACTTATGGAAAGAGTTTAGCTAGAGAAATAATAGCTGGAGGTCACTGAgtgcatataaatttatttctcctCCTAGTGAAAATATTTCGCTGAATTTATTTCGTACTTATATgtctcatgaaaattttgcaaattttatttgacaaaagttgagaaaatattttttttgaatacttCATAAATAAGTCTAATTtcttaatgaaattatttcatttaaaaatattacgaaaattcgtttttttatatttatttttaacgagaaagtatattgtttaatatgcAAACGAATAAATGTTGCtgtaatagaataaataaaaaagaaactaaaaaaaaaaaatttctataatatatataaaaatttattaattataatttttttaaaaattcaaatatatttcaatgacaTGATagctatcaaaaaaaaaatatatataaaattaaatattgatataaaatttaatgataattttattcttatattattggaatttatatatacatttacttTCATCACTTCAGGCATAACATTAACCcttttatcttgaaaattaaatgaataaaaaaaaagtgtcgtaTCTTGCAAATGCATagtgacattattatttatcaagtgtTTGCTTAAAGTTTCTATTGTTCAAAGTCGAGACATTTCCGGTTTAAAAAATCACCTCTTTATAGAGTAAGtagacaaaaagaaaaaaaaaaaaaaaatagaaaacaataaagaataaaaaaaaaaaataaataaatttaaaaaacaacaaatgtgtgaatttatttaatcatttatcaacaaataaatatataggtcAACTTTTtagatggaaaataaaataaaggaaaaactTGACAAATtggtagaaatataaaaataaatgttagtcatttatttatactttagcaaatgttttttttttctaattttaaatgaaatttttatgttacacATCAAGTGCATTGTCATcagcataattttattgtaaaattggaaaaaaaaaaaaaataaataaaataattataacagaACGTAGCAGGTgactttttgtaaattaaaaatttctggTGGTGAAAGGAGCTAAATTAATATGTGGACATatcatgtaataataataaaaaaatgacactTCACTGCCAAGGCCGATTGACTAGCTTGTC from Aphidius gifuensis isolate YNYX2018 linkage group LG5, ASM1490517v1, whole genome shotgun sequence includes:
- the LOC122857014 gene encoding uncharacterized protein LOC122857014, which translates into the protein MKIKIFLICTVMIFTPSSMSVDGKKVVIVIPKQMRRAYTPSMPKQQFNYIDFLKTKNLFNNEFITSMKNDAYQLHDGANRYQDHTSMTSGLFNSDDYFDQGHEQVNHVIPHGNGIKHAISFGKGYVPHEMLYHQSGFSSNEPLGIHQFNLESYLKNPLKKKQQDNYKFQVPQTDLILSKFHPDKNSYNNINKQLFNGFKKYTYKTDNDGKLASTNLPADRFNKNKEISTDTEFLNDYNKKLIDLTKNWPTALNLQGPTLSSSSSEFKYGKIPNIDNFKQSDLLSESGWLPGSWIQNNKGYAVTEDVEDIPLRDYPNLHIQNSFIPTRQAPQNIHLLLEQHQKLLQEIPNSYS